Proteins from a single region of Macrotis lagotis isolate mMagLag1 chromosome 2, bilby.v1.9.chrom.fasta, whole genome shotgun sequence:
- the LRRC3C gene encoding leucine-rich repeat-containing protein 3C, translated as MILPTIHLFLLLLLVMDMGGTIPSSRTPPQGCYVADEAGERTFRCSQAGLVAVPLGIPNDTRKLYLDANRLASVPAGAFQHLPALAELDLSHNVLVRLSDAAFQGLGNTLRYLDLSANQLTSVPAEAFRELQIQVNLSANPWRCDCALQEVLRWVRLAPGTGAGIVCGPSARPELVGREFLSLIEEAEMCGTGRGGARRGTDAALLVTMGGWLALVMAYLVHYVRKNQEEARRPPKLPPALPARSEDSSMLSTVI; from the coding sequence ATGATCCTGCCGACCATTCATCTTTTCCTGCTCCTGTTACTGGTGATGGACATGGGAGGCACTATACCCAGTTCCCGGACACCTCCCCAGGGCTGCTATGTGGCAGACGAAGCTGGTGAGCGTACATTCCGTTGCAGCCAGGCTGGCCTGGTTGCTGTGCCTCTAGGCATTCCAAATGACACCCGTAAACTCTACCTAGATGCCAATAGACTGGCATCCGTGCCTGCTGGTGCCTTCCAGCATCTTCCTGCCCTGGCTGAGCTAGACCTATCACACAATGTCCTCGTTCGCCTCTCAGATGCTGCCTTCCAGGGTCTGGGGAACACCCTGAGATACCTGGATCTCTCTGCCAATCAACTGACATCTGTGCCTGCTGAGGCCTTTAGGGAATTACAGATCCAAGTGAACCTGTCTGCCAATCCATGGCGCTGTGACTGTGCCCTTCAGGAGGTGCTGAGATGGGTTAGGTTAGCACCAGGTACTGGGGCAGGTATTGTCTGTGGACCAAGTGCCCGTCCAGAGCTGGTAGGACGGGAGTTTTTGTCATTGATAGAGGAGGCAGAAATGTGTGGGACTGGGAGAGGTGGGGCCCGGAGAGGCACAGATGCTGCTCTCCTTGTCACTATGGGTGGTTGGCTGGCACTAGTCATGGCCTATCTTGTTCACTATGTGCGGAAAAATCAGGAAGAGGCCCGTCGTCCACCAAAACTGCCTCCTGCTCTGCCAGCCCGTTCTGAAGATTCATCCATGCTCAGCACTGTTATTTGA